A single window of Watersipora subatra chromosome 11, tzWatSuba1.1, whole genome shotgun sequence DNA harbors:
- the LOC137408737 gene encoding carbohydrate sulfotransferase 15-like: protein MRKQLRFLLLVLVLVAAILIVFDLQKVRTSSVTRLLLPGQTRLTVLERQAKPYEVGKRVVYRPIDSCPRAQFLDEYKNPCWITQGRTTCAARVMLLGFHKSGTTDMTERFTHHPGIIGETRNYFTNSSPLTEDCPLKWMETHLSNPLYLEKKKDIFCDCSGCALIHKHQEQNETYLVRQSAAQYLTYSMLDSSRYIITMREPADRTISHFFFMHKKKRANNPYNEYSLAELGNSFFHRLISESVESFTKCLPKYGTTVCILNKEQASIYHPHPYTVTIMSDSCYSTLLKELLKFIPKEKIYFSKMEDYAKDEEESIKRIFRFVGVPVIERKEVNRNDLPKVANSGYGAKPVLPETKELLKMFYEPFNVELAEMLGDDKWLWK from the exons ATGCGCAAGCAGCTGCGTTTTCTACTCCTCGTTCTGGTCTTAGTAGCAGCCATTCTGATCGTATTTGATCTTCAAAAAGTGAGAACTTCATCTGTTACACGGCTTTTACTTCCAG GTCAGACCAGGCTGACAGTTTTGGAGCGTCAAGCTAAGCCATATGAAGTTGGGAAAAGAGTGGTGTACAGACCTATTGACAGTTGTCCGAGAGCGCAGTTTCTTGATGAATATAAAAACCCATGCTGGATTACTCAAGG GAGAACTACATGTGCAGCAAGAGTTATGCTTCTTGGCTTTCATAAATCAGGCACAACAGACATGACAGAGCGGTTTACACATCACCCTGGTATCATTGGTGAAACGAGAAACTATTTCACAAATAGTTCTCCCTTGACGGAGGATTGCCCCTTGAAGTGGATGGAAACACATCTCAGTAATCCACT atatcttgaaaaaaagaaagataTATTTTGTGACTGTTCAGGATGTGCTCTGATTCATAAACACCAAGAGCAAAATGAAACCTACCTGGTACGCCAGAGTGCCGCACAGTACTTGACTTACTCTATGCTTGACTCATCTCGCTATATTATAACCATGCGAGAGCCTGCAGATCGGACGATTTCTCATTTCTTCTTTATGCACAAGAAGAAAAGG GCTAACAATCCTTACAACGAGTACTCATTGGCGGAGCTGGGTAATTCCTTCTTCCATCGATTAATCTCAGAGTCAGTGGAGTCCTTTACAAAGTGTCTACCAAAGTATGGGACCACAGTTTGCATACTTAACAAGGAGCAAGCATCAATCTATCACCCACATCCATACACTGTTACAATAATGAGCGACAGCTGTTATTCTACCCTTCTCAAGGAGCTCTTAAAGTTTATCCCCAAG GAAAAGATCTACTTCTCGAAAATGGAAGACTATGCAAAGGATGAAGAGGAATCTATAAAAAGAATATTTAGGTTTGTTGGAGTCCCTGTCATTGAGAGGAAAGAGGTGAACAGGAATGATCTTCCAAAAGTAGCAAATTCTGGCTACGGGGCCAAACCTGTGCTGCCAGAAACAAAGGAACTTCTCAAAATGTTTTATGAACCGTTTAATGTAGAACTAGCTGAAATGTTGGGAGACGACAAATGGCTGTGGAAATAG